A genome region from Flavobacterium sp. CFS9 includes the following:
- a CDS encoding glycosyltransferase has protein sequence MSKIKIAHILHSVGGVDVSLRQILQNINVSEFESIVLHGESDTQVLFRDKNFEPVKEFKLPIHREISIQKDFLATIRALKIIRKERPDLIHSHSTKGGVIARVIGFLTGIKVLHTPQAFSYLCTDKKIRRTAFLFIEKLLSKGNSVLLASSESELKRGIDEVGYPKSKTALFNNAIAPIEKVFTLSIPKTWPDKYLCSVGRPCYQKNTEELIRVLYEVNKTEDVHLVLVGVGHHADQLEIVKDLVLKLNLKDKITILNWTSREDVLHITSKSKLYVSTSRYEGLPYAIIESLALSIPNVVSDCDGNRDLIKDNFNGFCIKNNDTKEFSQRIIKLLREEHLYNEFSRNAKKTFFIDHNINEKIKDLELIYREELRSYRNNLIYNIFRII, from the coding sequence ATGAGTAAGATTAAAATTGCACATATTTTGCATTCCGTTGGAGGTGTGGATGTTTCATTGCGACAAATACTTCAAAATATAAACGTGTCAGAGTTTGAAAGTATTGTTCTACATGGAGAATCTGATACTCAGGTTTTATTTCGTGACAAGAATTTTGAACCAGTTAAAGAATTCAAATTGCCCATTCATCGTGAAATTTCAATCCAAAAGGATTTCTTAGCAACGATAAGAGCATTAAAAATCATTCGTAAAGAACGACCAGATTTAATACATTCACACAGTACAAAAGGAGGTGTTATTGCCAGAGTAATTGGTTTTTTGACTGGTATAAAAGTTCTCCATACTCCACAAGCTTTTTCTTATTTATGTACAGATAAAAAAATAAGAAGAACTGCTTTTTTATTTATTGAAAAGCTACTTTCAAAAGGAAACTCAGTTTTACTAGCTTCTTCAGAATCAGAATTGAAACGAGGAATTGATGAAGTAGGTTATCCTAAATCTAAAACAGCACTTTTTAATAATGCAATAGCACCAATTGAAAAAGTTTTTACACTATCCATACCAAAAACATGGCCAGACAAGTACCTCTGTAGTGTAGGAAGGCCATGTTATCAAAAAAATACCGAAGAATTGATACGTGTGTTATACGAAGTTAACAAAACGGAAGATGTGCATTTGGTTTTAGTTGGCGTTGGGCATCATGCAGATCAACTGGAAATCGTTAAGGATTTAGTTTTAAAATTAAATTTAAAGGATAAAATAACTATTTTGAATTGGACTTCAAGAGAAGACGTTTTACATATCACCAGTAAGTCAAAATTATATGTTTCTACATCGAGATATGAAGGATTACCATATGCAATAATTGAAAGTTTAGCATTATCTATCCCAAATGTTGTTTCAGATTGTGATGGAAATCGTGATTTAATAAAGGATAACTTTAACGGATTTTGTATCAAGAATAATGATACAAAAGAATTTAGTCAAAGGATAATTAAATTGTTGAGAGAAGAACATTTGTATAATGAGTTTTCAAGAAATGCAAAAAAAACATTTTTTATAGATCATAATATCAATGAAAAAATAAAGGATCTTGAACTTATTTATAGGGAAGAATTAAGATCATATCGCAACAATTTGATCTATAATATTTTTCGGATTATTTAA
- a CDS encoding zinc-dependent metalloprotease: MIKKITIILFIFIYTFCHSQECLSDQYLRKIKSQNPLLENRIKKVISTFTSNQKSITNKQLNTQEAMIASDEIIVIPVVFNIIHNGEAIGTGRNIEQNKIDELITILNEAYSGKYGGIDTKIRFCLAKQNTVGQITTGVNRFLGNSTYDMYDINTEFNLITDQKIKKNFSSGFPNNLFLNIWVADLVRNGFNDMRGYSSFPYSLEDDPSTDEDESAYSRLDGVVLDYLQIGINTTNPPNINSSNGTAAVHEIGHWLGLFHTFKDDDSIACNETSCETQGDMICDTESIPSSGNTNVAPGNCLGYNCNGQITNAVQNFMDYQSAARLICRTKFTVGQKKRMRDILSFYRSSFYSQGTLFDFTACKASSYGGGGGGCTEDSTLPSQRISRPNIYQDLSQFVNPSIKFGERLEVNDKWLVTIYNTTAYYVTGTPPPTTPIVNTILIYKREGCKYALHQMIDVPLNNSQKTTDFGLLLNGDEIIISSAVTDQVSICRLNQSNDTWSIVQQIQNISSTSEVGNSTYTIGKFLFILERNTNADNIFRVYYKNDSGTYVFHQNIAVPGFNLPSLGKNIKSGNFTKNIINFNSSSFTGSYDPLEILVSNGRGSFVMFELNSSNVWNLKTTVQPAGLSSSEGVLDFEVSNDFIYVITGLNPNGYLNDTMYLYTFKITDRTGTNFPFQGDYNKQEIISNTQINSDVKLKVFNNQFLFIDNIQFEPLGLFYNSNFGSASLPNWQRNNKKKITCANRVGDPDDFEVFGNLLFYGYGGATINIYNLSDILTREGYDQTFIDNSDFYNKKVNIMPSDYSTSAQIITIGESNKIEFNYVEKEFIANNRVVLKPGTIISGGSKVKLKITDIYGLCNSIVASKKSNEKLDFRDDEYLSTTELEKTIEREGKAILSPNPNNGVFTISFGIKEGTLVNCIIYDSTGKIMFSDHTDKSVMSVNLPHLQTGVYLIRLTGNNYNETIKFIKQ; the protein is encoded by the coding sequence ATGATTAAAAAAATTACTATTATTCTTTTTATTTTCATATATACATTTTGTCATTCTCAAGAATGTTTGTCAGACCAGTATTTAAGAAAAATTAAAAGCCAAAACCCATTATTAGAAAATAGAATTAAAAAAGTTATATCTACATTTACTAGTAATCAAAAAAGTATTACAAATAAACAATTGAACACTCAAGAAGCAATGATTGCGAGTGATGAAATAATTGTAATTCCTGTAGTTTTTAATATTATTCATAACGGAGAAGCTATAGGGACGGGAAGAAATATTGAACAAAATAAAATAGATGAATTAATTACTATTTTAAATGAAGCCTATAGCGGTAAATATGGGGGTATTGATACTAAGATTAGATTTTGTTTAGCGAAACAGAATACAGTTGGTCAGATAACAACAGGTGTAAATCGTTTTTTGGGTAATTCTACATATGATATGTATGATATCAACACGGAATTTAATTTAATTACAGATCAGAAAATAAAAAAGAATTTTTCTTCTGGTTTTCCAAATAATCTTTTTTTAAATATTTGGGTAGCAGATCTAGTGCGTAATGGATTCAATGATATGCGAGGATATTCCAGTTTTCCATATTCTTTAGAAGATGATCCATCAACGGATGAAGATGAAAGTGCATACAGTCGGTTAGATGGGGTTGTTTTAGATTATCTCCAGATTGGAATCAATACAACAAATCCACCTAATATTAATTCTTCAAATGGAACTGCTGCAGTACATGAAATAGGACATTGGCTAGGGCTTTTTCATACTTTTAAAGATGATGATTCAATAGCATGTAATGAAACTTCTTGTGAGACTCAGGGTGATATGATTTGTGATACTGAAAGCATCCCTTCATCAGGTAATACAAATGTTGCTCCAGGAAATTGTTTGGGATATAATTGCAATGGTCAAATAACAAATGCAGTTCAGAATTTCATGGATTACCAATCAGCTGCACGGTTAATTTGCAGAACAAAATTTACGGTTGGACAGAAAAAGAGAATGAGAGATATTTTATCCTTTTACAGATCTTCATTTTATAGTCAAGGTACATTATTTGATTTTACCGCGTGTAAGGCAAGCTCTTATGGAGGCGGAGGCGGAGGATGTACAGAAGATAGTACTTTACCTTCACAAAGAATATCACGACCAAACATATATCAGGATTTATCACAATTTGTTAATCCTTCTATAAAATTTGGAGAACGTTTAGAAGTAAATGATAAATGGTTAGTAACAATATATAATACAACAGCATATTATGTAACAGGGACACCTCCGCCAACGACTCCAATAGTTAATACTATTCTAATTTATAAAAGAGAAGGTTGTAAATATGCTTTACATCAAATGATTGATGTACCGCTTAATAATTCTCAAAAAACAACTGATTTTGGCTTGTTATTGAATGGAGATGAAATAATAATAAGTTCAGCAGTAACAGATCAAGTTTCTATATGTCGTTTAAATCAATCTAATGATACTTGGAGTATTGTACAGCAAATACAAAATATTTCTTCTACTAGTGAAGTTGGAAACAGCACCTATACCATAGGAAAATTTTTATTTATCTTGGAAAGAAATACTAATGCAGACAATATATTCAGAGTGTATTATAAAAATGATTCAGGAACATATGTATTTCATCAAAATATTGCAGTACCGGGATTTAATCTGCCAAGTTTAGGAAAGAATATTAAATCTGGAAATTTTACAAAAAATATCATCAATTTTAATTCCAGCAGCTTTACAGGATCTTATGATCCACTTGAAATTTTAGTTTCTAACGGTCGTGGAAGTTTTGTAATGTTTGAATTAAACAGCAGTAATGTGTGGAATTTAAAGACCACAGTACAACCTGCTGGATTGTCCAGTTCAGAAGGAGTTCTTGATTTTGAAGTGTCAAATGATTTTATATATGTAATAACGGGCTTAAATCCTAACGGATATTTAAATGATACAATGTATTTGTATACTTTTAAAATTACAGATAGAACAGGAACTAATTTTCCATTTCAGGGGGATTATAATAAACAGGAAATAATTAGTAATACACAGATAAATTCAGATGTTAAATTGAAAGTTTTTAATAATCAATTTTTATTTATTGATAATATTCAATTTGAGCCTTTAGGTTTATTTTACAACTCTAATTTTGGATCCGCAAGTTTACCAAATTGGCAGAGGAATAATAAGAAAAAGATAACGTGTGCTAATCGTGTTGGTGATCCGGATGATTTCGAAGTGTTTGGAAACTTGTTGTTTTACGGATATGGAGGAGCGACCATTAATATATATAATTTGTCAGATATTCTTACTAGAGAAGGTTATGATCAAACGTTTATTGATAATTCAGATTTTTACAACAAAAAAGTAAATATTATGCCATCTGATTATTCAACATCAGCACAAATTATAACAATTGGAGAGTCTAATAAAATAGAGTTTAATTATGTTGAAAAAGAATTTATCGCTAATAATAGAGTTGTTTTAAAGCCTGGGACAATAATATCTGGAGGTTCAAAAGTCAAGTTAAAAATCACAGACATTTATGGTCTTTGTAATTCAATTGTAGCTTCTAAGAAAAGTAATGAAAAACTAGATTTTAGGGACGATGAATATTTAAGTACAACTGAACTCGAAAAGACGATTGAAAGAGAGGGCAAGGCTATTCTTTCACCAAATCCGAATAACGGTGTTTTTACAATATCTTTTGGAATAAAGGAGGGAACATTAGTTAATTGTATTATTTATGATAGTACCGGAAAGATAATGTTTTCAGATCATACAGATAAATCAGTAATGAGTGTAAATTTACCACATTTGCAAACTGGTGTATATTTGATTAGACTAACGGGCAATAATTATAATGAAACAATCAAATTCATAAAACAATAG
- a CDS encoding UDP-glucuronic acid decarboxylase family protein produces the protein MKRILITGAAGFLGSHLCDRFIKEGYYVIGMDNLITGDLKNIEHLFKLEHFEFYHHDITKFVHIPGELDYILHFASPASPIDYLKIPIQTLKVGSLGTHNLLGLARVKKARILIASTSEVYGDPLVHPQTEEYYGNVNTIGPRGVYDEAKRFQESITMAYHTFHGVETRIVRIFNTYGPRMRLNDGRVIPAFIGQALRGEDLTIFGDGMQTRSFCYVDDQVEGIFRLLHSDYVYPVNIGNPDEITIKDFAEEIIKLTGTNQKVVYHPLPINDPLQRQPDTTKAKELLGWEAKVSRSEGMKITYDYFRSLSKEELSKEEHKDFSNYIK, from the coding sequence ATGAAAAGAATACTTATTACAGGAGCTGCTGGATTTCTGGGATCGCATTTATGTGATCGTTTTATCAAAGAAGGATATTATGTTATCGGAATGGATAATTTGATTACCGGAGATCTTAAAAACATAGAGCATTTATTCAAGTTAGAGCATTTCGAATTTTACCATCACGATATCACCAAGTTTGTACATATTCCGGGTGAGTTAGATTATATTTTACATTTTGCATCACCGGCAAGCCCGATTGATTATTTAAAAATTCCGATTCAGACCTTAAAAGTTGGATCTCTTGGGACACATAATTTGTTGGGATTAGCGCGTGTAAAAAAAGCGAGAATTTTAATTGCGTCGACATCTGAAGTTTACGGAGATCCGTTGGTTCACCCGCAAACGGAGGAGTACTATGGAAATGTAAATACCATTGGACCACGCGGGGTTTATGATGAGGCCAAACGCTTTCAGGAATCAATCACCATGGCTTATCATACTTTTCATGGTGTAGAGACTAGAATCGTACGTATTTTTAATACTTATGGTCCAAGAATGCGTCTGAACGACGGACGTGTTATTCCGGCTTTTATCGGACAGGCATTACGCGGGGAAGATTTAACCATTTTTGGAGATGGAATGCAAACGCGTTCTTTCTGTTATGTAGATGATCAGGTGGAAGGTATTTTCAGACTTTTGCATTCAGATTATGTATATCCTGTTAATATTGGAAATCCGGATGAAATCACGATTAAGGATTTTGCAGAAGAGATCATTAAATTAACAGGAACCAATCAAAAGGTAGTCTACCATCCATTACCCATAAATGATCCGTTACAACGTCAGCCAGACACCACAAAAGCGAAAGAACTATTGGGTTGGGAAGCAAAAGTAAGCCGCTCTGAAGGAATGAAAATTACTTATGATTATTTCAGATCACTTTCAAAAGAAGAACTTTCAAAAGAAGAACACAAAGATTTTTCGAACTATATCAAATAA